The following nucleotide sequence is from Stigmatopora argus isolate UIUO_Sarg chromosome 18, RoL_Sarg_1.0, whole genome shotgun sequence.
CCACGGTCCTCTTCTGGGCTTGTGCGGCCGTCTGGCTGAGGCACGGCTTGGTCTTTGGCTTCATGGGGTTCTTTTGGGACAAACTCGGGACTCTCGTTATTTTCCGTGTCATAGCCGCTGTCCATGGCTTTAGGGGAGCAGGAAGGGCGCGAGGCTGGGCTGGAGCCCTCGCAAGACCCCGCAACAGAAGGTAGATCTATAGACTCGATGGAATCCGGTGTTCCAACTTGCTTTTGAAGTGACTTGAAGGCAGGCGAAGCGCTAAACTGGCCAGACTCGTCCGCAAAAATCCCCGACGTGATATCGGTGACATCGTCGGTGGCATCGTCGTCTTCGTTGTCGCTGCAGTCGAGGATGTCCGACAAACTGACGCTAGACCCGACCCGGTCCAGACCACTGTCGCCCGCTTGACTTGTCTCTGACTGCGGATCCGTGAGAAGCGCCATCGCATGCACACTGTTTACGGGACTCTGGGCTGTCTCTTCCACGTTGGGCTTGGTCGCGAGAGGATGTTCCGTGGTTTCTCGCTTTATTGCTTCTTCTCCCTTAAGATCCATGTTGGATTCCCTGCTACTATTGGGTTTGATCGAGACATGTTTGGAGACGACAGGACCTCCCGGTGCCGGAGAAAGGTTGATCATCTCGTCGCTGCCGGGGATGTCCGTGACTTTGTCGTGCCTGTAGGTGTAGTTGTTATCTACCAGCAAGCCGGAGAGAGGGTCGACAAAGTGCGAGTGGCAGTAGTCCACCGGCGGCACCATGTGGGTGTCGCCTTGGTGACACAAGTACACCAAAGCATTGCATCGATCCGGAGACGCCATACGTGGGTCGTTGTCTTTTGCCAGACGGGGTTCCATGTAGCTGACACCCTTGGGTAGGCTGTGATATCGCATCGCGAGCTCCTCCGACCAGGAGTCTTCGATATCTGTGCTCGGCATGGTGTAGTGAAAGTCTGCGTACGTTTCCTGTCTGCAGGTTTGACTGGCTTGTCTTTGGTGGTTGACGTTTCTGTGACGATGTTTGGAAGGCCAGGTGTTGCAAGTGTGCTTCTCAAGGAATATGTCCTCGTCTTCATCCTCCCCTAAAATGCCCTGCCCGTGCCCTGTGAAGCGGGCCCTCTCATTCGCTGTATTAAGGCTGACCGAGCCATGCCTGCTGTGGCTTGGCATGGTCTTCCTCAGGGAACCCATCATGTCGTAGTAACCACCAGTCATTGTCTTACCTAAAATGGATGTGTCCAGGTCAAGGTATGAGTCTCGGTAGACCTGTTCAGATGGGCTATGAATGGGCGGGGGCATCCCCACTGGATTCTCAAGTTCGCCCAATGCCTGGCGAAGACTCCTCGACCCCCAACTTTCTTGAAGATGCTCACCGGGCAGTTCGCTTCCCATTAGATAATGATCCAAGTCCACAGGCGGTGAGTGCTCATAATAGTAACCTCCATCTTGGTCTTTGTATGACACATAGTGACTGGATTCCCAGGGTTGTAGAGGGCTGATGTCACAAACCTGTCCTAAGAGGGGCTCCATCGTCGGGGAGATCACAGGACTGGAGTCATTGGAGTCGTAGATGTCGACATCGTGGATATCGGCTGACCAGTAGCTGTCACAGTTCTTCGTCTGTGACGGACAGTCACCTGAATCGGCGCTCCCGGTAAGGAAGCTCCCACTGCTCTGGTAGTCCGGGCTGTAGGAGCACATGGTGTAGTCGGCGTCTATGGTACAGTCCACCGGTTCTTCAATGCGGATATAGAATTCACTGTTGACAGATGGGCTGTGAGCGCTGAAGACAGGAAGGACGCCTGGAGTGTGCAGATGTTTTGGCTGGTAATAAGGGGGAGATGCTCTGTGGTTGTGGTTGAGACTCTCCAAGGGGCAGCCTCCCACTATTCCCCCTGGAGGATAAAAAGCTTCATGATTGTTGACAAGGTTTAGGACGCTTGATGAATCTGGGCCTCTGTACGACTCTTGCGCCCTGGCCTGCTCCCACCTGTACTCAAAGTTTAGGCCGTGGCTGGTTTCTGTGATGGTTAGAACATCATCCCCGAGCTCAGAGTGGTAGCCATCCACCGGTGAGAACTGCTGAAGGAGCGGAAAAGATGAGGTGGTGGACAAGGGCCGCTCGTGAGTTGCTGCTTTTGGACCGCGGAGGACGTTGTGTCCGGCGCTTGGGCGCATGGAGTTCCAGCGCCTCTCAAAGTCCTCCTCGGCTTCACTGGCCCCTTTGGCGCACAGATAGCTCAACAACAAGTGCACTTCCTCGGCATTGGGCCTCTGTTCAGGCGGGAGCCAGCAGAACTGCATTACCTCGTACCTGAAAGACATCCAGGAATTGTGATTACTGAAACTCGGGAGGGGATATTTAGAGTGTTTTTTCTCTTACCAGCGTTCAGCCAGAGGGACTTGGAGCGTGGGCTTGGCCAGTCGCAGCTGATGCTCCCTTATGGCGTAGCACAGAACTTGCCGGTCAGAGTAATGGCTGTAGGGTTGTTTTCCTAGCTCCAGCAACTCCCAAACGGTTACTCCCAAAGACCTTGAAACCAGAACCAGGAGTAAGTCTTACCATAGTTAAGTCTCATATCTTAATTTGGAGTGAAGTTATATCTGGTCATCCAAGGCTTACATGCAGTCATACAATCTTGCAACTTTGCACTAACAGTATCTGTAATTGTCTTAAGACATTCACAAGTCAAATTTCTAACGGTCTCAACTTATGATTTAATGACATTGCCTACCAGATGTTGCTTTGTTGTGTTTGCTTGGTCACCAGCAGGTTTCCATGCATCTCGCCCACCAGCTCAGGAGCGATCCAGCGAACCGGCACATACGTTTGGTCAGATGTGACGAGATAGTCGTCCTGATGGGAAATTAGAACCATTGTTATGGAGCAGACCGATCTTACGTTGCCAAAAAACCTCAGcccatgaaaccaaacaacttctggtttaACAGAAACTTTAGAAAAAAAGTAGGATGACAACTTCTTGTAATAGTGTGACTTTTTCTAGTAATCaccttgaaagagtgattctgcatatttaacctctgtctcagtctgcagaaggtcgccaccttgtggacttcctgtgtgtggcaccagttttttacctaggtctacaatgtgttgtgtgtctgtgcttgcgactgtcttgctactgcaaccatgggaatttcctgaatacgggatgaaataaagttctaatctaatcgaaTCTCATTTAAAAACGTATGACTTCATTCTCGTAATATTGTGACTTTAATCACCTAATAGTTTGACTTCTtgtagtcacattttttttctttttctatggGTCTGGCAACTTAAGTCAtgtgaaaatatattaaattgagTGCGTCCTCGTCGCTGAGTTAAATTTCCATCTGATGGTCTTGAGCTTCGCTTACCTTGTACTTTGTATGGGACAAGCCGTAGTCGCCAATCTTGACGGTGATGTCAGCTGTTAGCAGGCAGTTCCTTAAAGCCAGGTCGCTGTCACAGGTACAAATGAATTCATATGATGGAGGGCAGCAAAAGGGCAGGCCTGAATTCCTGACTCACTTGATTATAGTTTTAAATCGAATTTGCTTTTCATGCATTTAATGATATTATATGGAAtgatcgattaattttggcagccttgttggaagacataacggccctccggatgaaagGGAAACTACGACATAGcccgcaacaaaaaatgagtttgacacccctgttttagagggTGTGGCCAAAGCACCTGAGAAAGGAAGACTAACTACGATtcaatttaattattaattctCTTTGACACTTTATTGGACGGATTGATGTCCAAAATATagtcattttaaagtcacttgtaTTTCATAGCGCctttaactaccgtattttctcgcatataagccgtatttgtaactaaaaaaaagatgactgaatcaagggtattgCTTATGCAAAAGACTTATAGCAaatgttggcaaattaacatttacaattTATTGGTtagttttctgttttgcagcaagaaaacaaccattattgaatgaattaattccttgtgatattgaccctaataataatagtgcttttgattcatacagtatctcagaaataccacgtgcgatgatttttcttaagattttcccttcaaagtaacacatttgtactccctattaaaaccatgaatatggaggtgagaattgtgaatcggggggtggcttatatgcgagaaattgtaaaatccatcgattttaaggc
It contains:
- the aatkb gene encoding serine/threonine-protein kinase LMTK1 isoform X3 is translated as MRMKMRNTLTAVMSVALWTCVSASAGPGGAASWSEDTWVTAVCASTVAVGGLLLVLLACVCCKKNRGASFKEFRNVPDGEAYHATPSASRASPDVYVLPLTEVVPPIARQPPPPAHRQKWSNLSRQSLLYLKELGNGWFGKVVLAEVNENLRTNQVVVKELKSSASIKEQMRFLEEMQPYRMLQHSSLLQCLGQCTDVTPFLIVMEFCPLGDVKAYLRNNEFGDSTGAPEPLILQKMACDIAAGLMHLHTHNFTHSDLALRNCLLTADITVKIGDYGLSHTKYKDDYLVTSDQTYVPVRWIAPELVGEMHGNLLVTKQTQQSNIWSLGVTVWELLELGKQPYSHYSDRQVLCYAIREHQLRLAKPTLQVPLAERWYEVMQFCWLPPEQRPNAEEVHLLLSYLCAKGASEAEEDFERRWNSMRPSAGHNVLRGPKAATHERPLSTTSSFPLLQQFSPVDGYHSELGDDVLTITETSHGLNFEYRWEQARAQESYRGPDSSSVLNLVNNHEAFYPPGGIVGGCPLESLNHNHRASPPYYQPKHLHTPGVLPVFSAHSPSVNSEFYIRIEEPVDCTIDADYTMCSYSPDYQSSGSFLTGSADSGDCPSQTKNCDSYWSADIHDVDIYDSNDSSPVISPTMEPLLGQVCDISPLQPWESSHYVSYKDQDGGYYYEHSPPVDLDHYLMGSELPGEHLQESWGSRSLRQALGELENPVGMPPPIHSPSEQVYRDSYLDLDTSILGKTMTGGYYDMMGSLRKTMPSHSRHGSVSLNTANERARFTGHGQGILGEDEDEDIFLEKHTCNTWPSKHRHRNVNHQRQASQTCRQETYADFHYTMPSTDIEDSWSEELAMRYHSLPKGVSYMEPRLAKDNDPRMASPDRCNALVYLCHQGDTHMVPPVDYCHSHFVDPLSGLLVDNNYTYRHDKVTDIPGSDEMINLSPAPGGPVVSKHVSIKPNSSRESNMDLKGEEAIKRETTEHPLATKPNVEETAQSPVNSVHAMALLTDPQSETSQAGDSGLDRVGSSVSLSDILDCSDNEDDDATDDVTDITSGIFADESGQFSASPAFKSLQKQVGTPDSIESIDLPSVAGSCEGSSPASRPSCSPKAMDSGYDTENNESPEFVPKEPHEAKDQAVPQPDGRTSPEEDRGVGTSCEDLSLKPCEHTFSPLSQEMPYRDSAYFSDYENERQMKNELEELDKAEDGCETEDEEILTQGTEEASACLQEPNGKYEDCEDGSTAEGGLYEWPSQEENSSLDDWAAEVVGAMEEALDALNGENKSSDVAVQEEAPVKDKSSALDVLHILPKDEVALQQAANSRRLSSSSPPPAPPEDRGFPPDGDEADEDEGDSDDSDDSDEEPRTSAVQEEESEDECHPVPIVVSDDSHAHMLRGLLKVPGVLEIHQDLERKKRNVSFFDDVTVYLFDQESPTKELTAHGFPPEIEGPGNKSPERVCASDDSSDGNLSEESAGFEWEDDFPLLPLPTSSTAPDSPTRVSATKPQEIKSASRFSRFTVSPSSASRFSITHISDSDVDSVGGSSEDGDKE
- the aatkb gene encoding serine/threonine-protein kinase LMTK1 isoform X1, which encodes MRMKMRNTLTAVMSVALWTCVSASAGPGGAASWSEDTWVTAVCASTVAVGGLLLVLLACVCCKKNRGASFKEFRNVPDGEAYHATPSASRASPDVYVLPLTEVVPPIARQPPPPAHRQKWSNLSRQSLLYLKELGNGWFGKVVLAEVNENLRTNQVVVKELKSSASIKEQMRFLEEMQPYRMLQHSSLLQCLGQCTDVTPFLIVMEFCPLGDVKAYLRNNEFGDSTGAPEPLILQKMACDIAAGLMHLHTHNFTHSDLALRNCLLTADITVKIGDYGLSHTKYKDDYLVTSDQTYVPVRWIAPELVGEMHGNLLVTKQTQQSNIWSLGVTVWELLELGKQPYSHYSDRQVLCYAIREHQLRLAKPTLQVPLAERWYEVMQFCWLPPEQRPNAEEVHLLLSYLCAKGASEAEEDFERRWNSMRPSAGHNVLRGPKAATHERPLSTTSSFPLLQQFSPVDGYHSELGDDVLTITETSHGLNFEYRWEQARAQESYRGPDSSSVLNLVNNHEAFYPPGGIVGGCPLESLNHNHRASPPYYQPKHLHTPGVLPVFSAHSPSVNSEFYIRIEEPVDCTIDADYTMCSYSPDYQSSGSFLTGSADSGDCPSQTKNCDSYWSADIHDVDIYDSNDSSPVISPTMEPLLGQVCDISPLQPWESSHYVSYKDQDGGYYYEHSPPVDLDHYLMGSELPGEHLQESWGSRSLRQALGELENPVGMPPPIHSPSEQVYRDSYLDLDTSILGKTMTGGYYDMMGSLRKTMPSHSRHGSVSLNTANERARFTGHGQGILGEDEDEDIFLEKHTCNTWPSKHRHRNVNHQRQASQTCRQETYADFHYTMPSTDIEDSWSEELAMRYHSLPKGVSYMEPRLAKDNDPRMASPDRCNALVYLCHQGDTHMVPPVDYCHSHFVDPLSGLLVDNNYTYRHDKVTDIPGSDEMINLSPAPGGPVVSKHVSIKPNSSRESNMDLKGEEAIKRETTEHPLATKPNVEETAQSPVNSVHAMALLTDPQSETSQAGDSGLDRVGSSVSLSDILDCSDNEDDDATDDVTDITSGIFADESGQFSASPAFKSLQKQVGTPDSIESIDLPSVAGSCEGSSPASRPSCSPKAMDSGYDTENNESPEFVPKEPHEAKDQAVPQPDGRTSPEEDRGVGTSCEDLSLKPCEHTFSPLSQEMPYRDSAYFSDYENERQMKNELEELDKAEDGCETEDEEILTQGTEEASACLQEPNGKYEDCEDGSTAEGGLYEWPSQEENSSLDDWAAEVVGAMEEALDALNGENKSSDVAVQEEAPVKDKSSALDVLHILPKDEVALQQAANSRRLSSSSPPPAPPEDRGFPPDGDEADEDEGDSDDSDDSDEEPRTSAVQEEESEDECHPVPIVVSDDSHAHMLRGLLKVPGVLEIHQDLERKKRNVSFFDDVTVYLFDQESPTKELTAHGFPPEIEGPGNKSPERVCASDDSSDGNLSEESESHVCRRDLSRQVCGRQLFSPQARVSSGRTTSLCFRCRHPRPPPTRRLGSPPQNLRRSSRPAVSHALPCRPPARLASPSRTSPTQTWTLLEEAARMETKSKRRKYEEYFFPGGGNVHFMKMKTLKASQIEVLKVPF
- the aatkb gene encoding serine/threonine-protein kinase LMTK1 isoform X2, whose amino-acid sequence is MRFLEEMQPYRMLQHSSLLQCLGQCTDVTPFLIVMEFCPLGDVKAYLRNNEFGDSTGAPEPLILQKMACDIAAGLMHLHTHNFTHSDLALRNCLLTADITVKIGDYGLSHTKYKDDYLVTSDQTYVPVRWIAPELVGEMHGNLLVTKQTQQSNIWSLGVTVWELLELGKQPYSHYSDRQVLCYAIREHQLRLAKPTLQVPLAERWYEVMQFCWLPPEQRPNAEEVHLLLSYLCAKGASEAEEDFERRWNSMRPSAGHNVLRGPKAATHERPLSTTSSFPLLQQFSPVDGYHSELGDDVLTITETSHGLNFEYRWEQARAQESYRGPDSSSVLNLVNNHEAFYPPGGIVGGCPLESLNHNHRASPPYYQPKHLHTPGVLPVFSAHSPSVNSEFYIRIEEPVDCTIDADYTMCSYSPDYQSSGSFLTGSADSGDCPSQTKNCDSYWSADIHDVDIYDSNDSSPVISPTMEPLLGQVCDISPLQPWESSHYVSYKDQDGGYYYEHSPPVDLDHYLMGSELPGEHLQESWGSRSLRQALGELENPVGMPPPIHSPSEQVYRDSYLDLDTSILGKTMTGGYYDMMGSLRKTMPSHSRHGSVSLNTANERARFTGHGQGILGEDEDEDIFLEKHTCNTWPSKHRHRNVNHQRQASQTCRQETYADFHYTMPSTDIEDSWSEELAMRYHSLPKGVSYMEPRLAKDNDPRMASPDRCNALVYLCHQGDTHMVPPVDYCHSHFVDPLSGLLVDNNYTYRHDKVTDIPGSDEMINLSPAPGGPVVSKHVSIKPNSSRESNMDLKGEEAIKRETTEHPLATKPNVEETAQSPVNSVHAMALLTDPQSETSQAGDSGLDRVGSSVSLSDILDCSDNEDDDATDDVTDITSGIFADESGQFSASPAFKSLQKQVGTPDSIESIDLPSVAGSCEGSSPASRPSCSPKAMDSGYDTENNESPEFVPKEPHEAKDQAVPQPDGRTSPEEDRGVGTSCEDLSLKPCEHTFSPLSQEMPYRDSAYFSDYENERQMKNELEELDKAEDGCETEDEEILTQGTEEASACLQEPNGKYEDCEDGSTAEGGLYEWPSQEENSSLDDWAAEVVGAMEEALDALNGENKSSDVAVQEEAPVKDKSSALDVLHILPKDEVALQQAANSRRLSSSSPPPAPPEDRGFPPDGDEADEDEGDSDDSDDSDEEPRTSAVQEEESEDECHPVPIVVSDDSHAHMLRGLLKVPGVLEIHQDLERKKRNVSFFDDVTVYLFDQESPTKELTAHGFPPEIEGPGNKSPERVCASDDSSDGNLSEESESHVCRRDLSRQVCGRQLFSPQARVSSGRTTSLCFRCRHPRPPPTRRLGSPPQNLRRSSRPAVSHALPCRPPARLASPSRTSPTQTWTLLEEAARMETKSKRRKYEEYFFPGGGNVHFMKMKTLKASQIEVLKVPF